The proteins below come from a single Sorghum bicolor cultivar BTx623 chromosome 4, Sorghum_bicolor_NCBIv3, whole genome shotgun sequence genomic window:
- the LOC110434759 gene encoding TRAF3-interacting protein 1-like, whose product MRAAVAGDFQREHVNDFPMRPDKGSIDLGSIDARSSKPLVKEDDVDRDRRRESTEKSKSVKDMEKKKEKKKNLTRQALEKHRAKSRQRGEPEEESPDEDDGGDGDDDSDDSEGMASCLDRMLEGPPQIGVDVPRMGVPKGAPSGSRESQQRESSPRRSRADTPVEPALGRAVPHPQPPPASKAGHRVKSLATGPLTRGRTAASSKGEMDRGSASPGTGQAGDAESRPAPAREGPGASTRGGSRPAGRGTGRRVALPVGLLHSLAVDWCRGSPASSVGGGVHPAVAERKRGEEERERETLQHLQEGQQQPQQEGEEGEEGRRPEGAQLEELLEQDRQQELLELQEYQKQRSQQLEALLEPPPRSLAQPEPPTNKSLRSGRRVCLSMVRRP is encoded by the exons ATGAGGGCGGCCGTTGCTGGTGACTTCCAGCGAGAGCACGTCAAcgacttccctatgaggcctgacAAGGGATCGATCGACCTA GGATCGATCGATGCCCGATCCTCGAAACCCCTGGTGAAGGAGGATGACGTGGATCGTGACAGGAGGCGCGAGTCCACGGAGAAGTCGAAGTCCGTAAAGGacatggaaaagaaaaaggaaaagaagaaaaatctcACGCGACAAGCGTTGGAGAAGCATCGGGcgaagtccaggcagaggggggagcctgaagaagaatcccccgatgAGGATGATGGCGGCGACGGTGACGACGACAGCgatgattccgaggggatggcgtcctgTCTGGACCGGatgctcgagggcccgcctcagaTCGGCGTCGACGTCCCGCGGATGGGAGTCCCAAAGGGGGCGCCAAGCGGGTCTCGTGAGAGTCAACAGAGGGAGTCATCTCCACGCCGCTCTCGCGCCGACACTCCCGTAGAGCCTGCACTAGGTCGGGCCGTTCCCCACCCCCAACCTCCTCCTGCGTCTAAGGCGGGCCACCGGGTTAAGTCCCTGGCGACGGGGCCGCTGACTCGTGGTCGCACCGCGGCCTCGAGTAAGGGGGAAATGGATCGCGGGAGTGCCAGTCCGGGCACTGGCCAGGCGGGAGATGCCGAGTCGAGACCGGCGCCCGCTCGTGAGGGGCCCGGAgcctcgacgcggggtggctcgaggcctgctGGTCGAGGGACCGGTAGGCGGGTCGCccttcctgtggg GCTCCTCCATTCCTTGGCCGTCGACTGGTGTCGAGGGAGCCCTGCCTCGTCCGTTGGTGGGGGAGTCCACCCCGCCGTCGCTGAA aggaagagaggagaggaagaACGCGAGCGGGAGACGCTGCAACACCTGCaggaggggcagcagcagccgcagcagGAGGGAGAAGAGGGAGAGGAGGGGCGGCGGCCAGAAGGAGcccagctcgaggagctgctggagcaggatCGGCAgcaggagctgctggagcttcAGGAGTATCAGAAGCAGAGGAGCCAGCAATTGGAGGCGCTGCTCGAGCCGCCGCCACGCAGTCTGGCCCAGCCAGAGCCGCCAACGAACAAGAGCCTGAGATCAGGGAGGAGGGTCTGCCTGTCTATGGTCCGCCGACCCtag